Below is a window of Leptospira sp. WS4.C2 DNA.
ATGATCACCATTGCAGTTGCAAACCAAAAAGGCGGAGAAGGAAAAACGACTACTTCTTTGAATCTTGCCATGGGGTTGGCCCGTCGCAATCTTAAAACCCTACTCATCGATATGGACCCTCAGGCCAATTCCACGGGAATATTTCTGAATCCAGAGACAGTTGAAAAAGACCTTGCCCACCTCTTCCAAAATTCGGCAAACCTTAAAGAAATCATCACACCAGCATATAACGAGTATTTGTGGGTAGCGCCATCTAGCATGCGCTTGGCGGAAATGGAAACGGTTTCTGTAAATTCAGTCGAAGCACCCTATATCCTAAGAGACTCCCTTGCCACAATCAAGGAATTTGATTTTGTCATCATCGACTGCCCTCCTTCTCTTTCCATCTTCACAGTGAATAGTCTCGTGGCAGCAAACTTCGTCCTCATCCCCCTCCAAGCAGAGAAGTTCTCCATGGATGGGATTATGGGCTTACAACAAACCATCTCCTCGATCAAAAAAAGGATCAATCCAGAGCTAGAAATTCTAGGGGCACTGATCACCCAACTCAAACCCCAGACCTTACTTACAAAAACCATCCTCCCCGTTTTGACCAAATACTTCCGAATTTTTGAACATACAATTTCGGATGGAGTGGCCATCGGAGAAAGCCATCTGGCAAAAAAATCTGTTTTCGATTACAACAGAACCTCACGTCAATCTCAAGAGTATGAAGGTTTTATAGAGGAGGTTTTAAATGAGCTTAAAAAGTAAACGCCTCGGAACTCTAGCCGACATCTACCAAGCCGAAAATTTAGATGGAACCATCCGAACCATTCGTATGGACAGGATCCTACCCTCCGAACACCAACCGAGACAGGAAAGAAAAAAGGGAATTGAGGAGCTTGCACAAACCTTAAAGGTGGATGGACTTTTGCAACCCATCATTGTGTCCAAGGGAGAGCGCGAAGGTCATTATAAAATCATTGCCGGCGAAAGAAGATACCATGCAGCCAAATCACTCGGCTGGGCAGAAATTGAATGTAAAATCCTAAACCGCCCCGACAAAGAAATTTATAAATTAGCCGTCATTGAAAACTTACAAAGGGAAAACCTATCCCCCTATGAAGAGGTGGATGCCCTCCTCTTTTTAAAAAACTCCCATAACTACACAGATCAGGAGTTAGGTGATCTTTTTGGGAAAAGTCGCAGCTACATGACGGAAGTCCTTTCTATTACCTCGATGTCAAAAGAAGACCTCGATAAATGCAAAAAAAATGAAATCTACAATAAGAACCTTCTTGTCCAAGCAGCCCAGGCCGCTAAGAAAGGAAACCTCGATGATTTTTTAACCCTCTTCCACAAAGGTGCTCTGAAGACTGTTAGAGATGCCAAAGACTTCAACAAACAGGTCAAATCAGGCGAAACAGGTTCCGCAAAAAACTCACTATTTTCTGGATACAAAATCCGGAGAACAGGAACAGGGATTCAGATTTTGTCCGACGACGAAATTTTACTCGGTGACATGTACAAATTCATCCGCAAGGAATTGGTAAAAAAATACGGAGACTCGGCATAACCCAGACAAGTACTTAGCAGTCAAGTACTTAGGAAAAAAATTTACAGTACAGCTCAGGAAAAATGCTGTACGAACTTGACATCTGCCGGAATCCGACAATAATGTGACATAATAAAAGTGATTTGAGTTTGAGCAGACGTTTCTTGTAGCCCAGGAGACGGGGGATCTGTAGTATCCCAACCCGAAATATAAAAAAATTCCCCTGGTGTTCCAGGGGGTCGGGGTTTCCCGAAGGAATGTTGTTGGATGAGACATAATTAACATTATGTCAGATAATGTCAACTCCTTCGTAAAATTTGCTTAAATTTGGTTTAATTTTTGCAGAAAAGCGGAGGAGCTTTTGTGAGCGACCAGCGGCATCCCTATATCCGACTGATGACCGACATCATAGACTCTGGTGTTTGGGCTGGCCTATCCCATGCGGCCAAAACACTCTACCCGGTCTTATTGAAATTCAGTGACTACAACTTCAAACCAGTTTGGCCCAATACAGAAACATTGATGAGGCTGACAGGATTCAAAACCAAAAAATCCATTGTCTCTGCCAAAAAAGAACTCACACGAGCGGGCCTACTCTTCCAAGTCCCCGGCAATGGACGAACCTCAACAAGGTATCACTTTTCTTTCCACTATGAGGGCTCCAGGATTACCCCTCTGGGGGATACAAATATAACCCTCAGGGATTCCGAGATGGGGACCTCTGGGGGTTCGAAACTTACCGATAAGGGGGGTGCAGACGGGACCCCAAACCATATTAATATAACTATATCTAATACAAACAATCTACCTGCGGTGCCCACGGCGGGAGAATTGGGCAAGGAAAAGGAAGAGAAAAAAGCGTTCGAAACTTTAGTGGAACTCTTTGGACCTGAGATTGCATTAGAAGCTTATAAAAAAGCTGTCTCCTTACATATGGAATCAAATGCATCCTATGTCCAATCTCTATGCAGGGAACTGATCTCCATCCAAAGACAGGAAGTGATTAAAACTGAGCAGAAAGTTTCTGCGGAAGAAAGTCTCTCCCACCCTGCCTCCTGGGTTGGATTTTTATCCTGGGCAAGCAAAGAACTGACCCAATCCTCATGGAACCAACTCGAGAAGGTACCGGTAGAGACCGATGGGAATGTGATCGTTGTCACCTCTCCCCTTCAGGGACATTTACGCCAAATTGTGAATATGTATTTTACGGAACGCGTGAAACCGGCAGTCCTCGTTGTATTTTCAGAGAAAGAAGAAGGATCACGCCTCAGTGAAATTCGATAGACTAGATAGAAAAACGGTATTTTTTGGAAGGAATCAGCATCTAAAAGCGCAATGAAAGATCATTTAATCCGCACAAGCCACCCCTACTCTTTACCAATCAAATCAGTTTCCACTTCGGGAACCTTCGAAGTCAAAAATGAAGAATTTTTATCCTTTTTTGAAGAAAAGGAGCAGTCCTCACTTTCCTCCATCATCTTTCAGTTTGATGATGTTGTATATTTTAATGGAATCGAACTTTTACCTGGCAAGGATGGTTTGGACTTTTTTCCCGATTCTTTCCGGTTTGAATTGTCTCACGATGGAAAGTATTGGGAACCAATTTTACAAGAGTCTTCCTTTCGTAAATCTTTCAAAACCTCGGCAAAATGGCTTTTTTCTCTTACTAGCGCTCGTTATGTGAAGTTTGTTTCAAAAATTTCAAGAAAAGCTAGTAACGGGAAAAATCGGATTAGTTTTGGTCAGTTGAAGATACTCATTACAGGGATCCAATCCATCCAAACAAGTTCCGAGTTGGACAGGTTGTATGTAAAAGAAAATCTTTTTGATACAAGGCCGGATTACGGATGGTCTTCCAAAAAGAAGGAAGAACCTGAAGAGGAATATTTAATTTTAGACATGGGTTCTGTGAATCGCATTGAAGAGATGCGAATGCTCACAAAAAATGATCCAATCACAAATTTCCCAGAACGTTTTGTAACTTATTATAGCGAAGACGATATTACTTGGCACCAATTACATGAAGAGAACTTCTTTTTGTCGGAGCCAGGCACTTGGTATAAGTGGAGATTCTCTGCAGTAAACTTAAGGTATTTGAAATTAGTTTTTTTCCAAGAGAAACAACCAAACAAAAAAGACTATGTTACCGAGGTCATCGAACTCGAGTTATACTCTAGCCCAGATAAAAAAGATTACGGCGGCCCAACAAGAGAACCCCTCCCCTATGCTTCGGTTCTTAGGTCGGGGATCATTCGTCTTGCAGTGGATGGAGAGGTTAAAGAGGGGGTTGTCGTTCAGGCTAATGACAGACGACTCCGGGATGCGACTACGGAATACCGTGGGATTGTGGAACTCGCATCAGACGGGGAAGAAAAACCTGGGGTTGCCGTACAAGGAAATGATAAACGCCTAAAAATCGCCACTGAACTCACCCATGGCCTGGTTCGATTGTCAAGAAGTGGAGAAGCAAGGCCCGGACTTGTGGTGCAATCAGATGATGAACGTTTGCGAAGTGCCTCCACCGATCATCCAGGTATCGTTGAACTTGCCTTAGATGGAGAAACCCGTCCTGGCGTAGCTGTCCAAGGAAATGATTCTCGTCTTCGTATTGCCACAAAAAAAGCCATTGGCCTTGTGCAACTTGCTGACGCAGGGGAAGTCGCTGTTGATAAAGTAGTTACTGGTGATGATCCAAGGCTTAGAGATGCCACAAATACTGCCAAAGGAATTGTGCAACTAGCACCTAATGGTGGCGAAGAACCAAACACTGTGGTTCAAGGTAATGATAAACGTTTGAAACATGCCAGTACAGAATTACATGGTATTGTGCAATTGGCTCACTCAGGTGAAACGAAACCAGGTGCTGTTGTACAAGGAAATGATAAACGCCTTGCTAAGGCTGGGTTTCAGGATGCCGGCATTGTTTTACTCGCAAACCACGGTGAAGCTGTTCCCGGTAAGGTAGTCCTTTCGGATGATCCTAGATTGTCTGATAAAAGAGATCCAAAGCCGCATACCCATCCATATGCTGAAAAAGAACATGATTTTAATTCACATACAGGGCTTTTGAAAATCACAGGAGAGGCGGAAGCTTCTTCTAAAGGATTTGTGCCGCCGCAAGCAAACGACGCTGTGATCTACGGAAAAAATACAAAAGTAGGAACAGGGGTTGTGGGTGTATCCTCTGGCACGGGTGTTACTGGGTTTGGGGATTCTGTCGGAGTGTATGGAATTTCCAAAGGAAAGTCATCCAAACAGTCAGCGGGAATTTTAGGTGCCGGGACTACGGCGCCGGGTGGAAGGTTTTTATCTCAGTCTGATTTTGCGCTCGTAGTGGATGGGAAAGGAATTCCTGAGATGGAGCTTTCTGGATCAGGCAAAGCAATTTATGCAAATGGAGAGTCTCTGTTTGAAGGAAATCTTCGCATTACAAAAGAAGGTGGTGAGGAGTGTATTGCTCGTTACTTCCGATTGGATGGGAAGGATGTTGTGACTGCGGGGGATTTACTTGTGGCAACGGAAGAACCAGGAGTTCTTGGAAGGTCCAAACACCCCTACTCCACAAATGTCATCGGTGTTTGTGTCACAAATGCTCATGTGGTTTTTGGAAAACAAGAAAAGGCTGTGGAGTATGTTCTTGTGGCACTTCTTGGAATTACTAAAATGCATGTGGATGCATCACAAGTGCCGATTTATCCGGGAGATCTTTTGGTTTCTGGATTATCCTCTGGTCATGCAGTAAAAGCAGATCCCACAAAATTAAAACCGGGAATGCTTGTGGCAAAAGCGATTGAGGCCTGCAAACGAGACAAAGGAAATATTCTTTGTCTGTTAACTTTCTCCTAAAAACAAAGGTAACGGGGTGGGTTTTTTGATAAAACCTGCCTCGATGGCCCGTTTCAAAAGATATTCCACGGCTCCATGCCCCTCTTCCCCTAAATTTTTTGTGAATTCATTCACATACAAATTGATATGAGATTTGATCACCGCATCTTCTTTGTTTTGCGAATTGACCCGAATGTAATCCATCATTTCTTTTGGTTCCGCATAGGCGGCACTCAGACTTTGTCTCAGATTGGTTTGAAACTGGAGTGCTTCGTCTTTTGGTATATCGCGGCGGATGGCAATGGTACCTAAAGGAATGGGGTATCCCGTAGACTCCTCCCACCATTCTCCAAGATCCACTACCTTTTCCATTCCCCGTCCTTCGTAGGTAAATCTTTCTTCGTGGATGATGACACCAAGGCTATCTTCTTCACTCATGACTTTTGGAATGATTTCATCATAACGGAGTGGGTGTGGGTTATGTTTTCCATTAGTATATAAAGACAAAAGAAGGTTGGCAGTAGTTAACATTCCTGGAATGTAAAGTTTTTTGTAATTGGTAAGATCTGTTTTGGAATTTTTCTTTCTAACAAGTAAGGGGCCGCACCCTCTCCCGAGGGCGGAACCAGTTTCGAGTAAAATGTATTTGTCTATGATTTGAAAGTAGGCCGCAAACGAAAGTTTTGTGACAGGAAATTTTCCTTGGAAGGCAAATTCGTTTAAGTTCTCTACATCATATAATTCTTCTTTGACCGGGTAACTCGCGTTACGGATTAAGTGGTAGAAGAGGAAGGTATCGTTTGGGCATGGGGAATAGGCAAGAGATATCATAGGTTTAAGAAAAACTCCTTTGTTGGTGTGATCCAGAGGATCCGAATGATTAAAAATACAAACAGAGTGATGGAAATCCCAAGAAATAGGCGTAAAAAAGGTCTTTTTAGTGCTCCTTCTAGTAATAAGGAAAAAGGTAGAATGAGTGTAAACATTCGACTTAAGTTATCAAAAGACCTCCAATACCCCTCTTCTGCAATCAGGATTACAAATAAACTTCCGAAGATCGGAAACAGTAGGTTTATATTTTGTGAAAAGGATTCTTTGAGTGATTGGATGCTGACAACCGACAGGGAAATCAAAGAGATAAAAAATAGAATTTTGGGAAGTTCTTTCGGTTTGAATTGGAAAGATCCACCCTCTTGAAAACTTTTAAAAAATCCAAATAGAGGGAGATCTGTCATATCACGAAATCCAAGAGGATTGGTCCCCAGGTGATTTGGTGGATGGATCCAGCCGTAACCCACCAAACAAAGGAATGCGATGCCAGGGAGGGAATAAAGAACCATTTTTCCCCAATTTTTTTCCATGAGGGCCATAAAAACTATGGGCACAAGAAATAAAACTCCTAACTCACGAGTGATTACCATCAGTAGAAAAAAGAAAACGGAAAGAAGGTCTTTTTTGTTTTTAAAGAAGTAGAAGGCTATGATTCCAAAACTGACAAAGAGGGAGTCGGCAACGAGTAGAAAATTTGCGTTTAGTGAGAAAGGAGAAAGTAGATAAAAGACAACAAACCATTTTTTTGTTTCTGGAAGTAGAGAATACAAACAAAAGACAGATACGGAGAATACTAGAAATAGAAAGAGGAGAGTAACTAAGGGGTAATGCGAGAACCCAACTACCATTGAGACTGCACCAACAAAAAGAGAGAGTCCCATTCTGTGAAAGCGGAAATGGTAAGAATCGACTATCAGATCCCAATCACCACCGACAAACAGATCTTTTGCGAGAAAATAGAAGAATTGTCCATCGTACCCACCTGATTTGTAGATCACAAAATTCGAATCAACAAGGTTTGGATTGATTTCATAGAACCCTTCCCAAATCCCGATAAGGGCAGAAAGAGAGTGTTCATAGGGAGCTATTTTGTAGTAGATAAGTCCCCCGACTCCTAAAAGGAAAAAAACCAGTAAAAACCAAAGTTGGTGCCGTTTCACACTTCCATTTTGCAAAATTTAACAGATTCGAAAAGGAATTTCTCTGGAATTCTAAGAAGATTCTGACAGTTTGTATCCAAAGTTGGGGTAAATGAAAGAAGTTCTCGTTACAATCCAAAGTGTGTATCAATATTTAGAAAAACTTGGCCCCAAAAAATCCTTTCAGATTTTGAAGAATCTAGGTTATGAGAAGTTGCTTTCGTTAACCGGAAAGGTTCCAAAAGAAAGGCTTATCGTTCTTACGCAGAAGTTAAGTGAAGATACGGTGGTTGAACTCGTAAAACAAATTCCTGAAAAGATCCTTGTGGAGATGATTCGGGAGAATGATGACGATGATTTGGTTTATTTTATTCACTCCCTTCCTATGGCGGATTTAGCCCTTGTTTCACGAAGCATTCCGCCTCATGATGTGGGGTTACTTGCAAAAACTTTGGGTAAAGAGACCAGCGTAGAAATTCTTAAAACCTTAGGAATTGAAAAATCCATTGCTCTTCTTAAAGAAATTCCAATGAAAGACTTCCTTTGGTTGGTGCATGAAATTCATGTGGGACCAATCATCCAACTTGTGAGTGAGCTTTCTGTTGCAGATTGTAAAAAGTGGATCAAACAACGGGGCCTTGCTGAACTTCCGATACTCGTAAAATTTTTTGGAGTGACGAATGCTCTTGTGATTTTTAAAAAACTGGGTATGAACCAAGCTTTAGAAATGATGCAACTGTTAGGAACTCGAGAGATGTTGGAATTGTCACTTCTTTTGTCGGGAATGCATTTAGAGGAAAAGAATATGCCTGCTTTGGCTGTGTTAAAGCCAAATAATTTATCTTCAAAAAGTAAAACTAAACCAATACCGAAAAAAAAACAAATTCCAAAAAAGAAAAAAACTTCTAAACGCTGATATTGACTTTAGGGAAGAAAATGGTGAATTTACTTCCCTCCCCCATCGTACTCTCTACAAAGATTTCACCGGACATTTTGTCCACTAGGGATTTAACAATGGACAGGCCAAGACCTGTGCCCCCAATTTTTTTATTATCTGAGGATGGGATTCGAAAGAAACGATCAAAGATTTGGTTTTTGTAGTTCGGGTCAATGCCTATGCCTGTATCTTCTACAGTGATTTCAATTTTCCCATTGGTATCGCGGATGGAGATTCCGATTTTTCCTTTGAACGTATACTTCAATGCATTCACATAAAGGTTAGTAATGATTTGTGAAAATTCAAATTTGATTCCACGTAAGAAGAACCCTTTTTTCAATGAAAGATCCCATTCGATTGGTTTTCCTTTTGCAAGGTGAGAGTTCATATGAATGACATCTTCAATGACTGGAACTGGGTCAAAAATTTCGATTACCTCGGCTTCTTTGTCTTTTTCTCTAGATGTAGTTAACTTTAATAAGTTTTCGATTAAGAAACTGAGACGTTTAGCATTTTTGTCGATGACTTCCAACATATTTTTATGTTCGGTGTTGAATGGTAGCGAAGTGTCCGATTTAAAAAATTCCAGATACCCTCTAATATTTGTCATAGGACTTCTGAGTTCATGACTTACATTGGATATGAATTCGTGTTGCAGGCGTTCTTGTTCTTTTCTTTCGGAGTTGGGTCGGAATTGTACTTGGTAACGTTTTTTTGGTGAAAGGAGAATAGACGTAAAACTAATGTCTACTTCTAGTTTACTTCCATCTTTTAACATAATTTCCACATCAGGAAGAGATAACATTGTGTCCGAAGAGAGGTCCGAACCAAATCGGAGTTGGTTAGAAACCTGATTTCCCAAAATGATATCTTCAATATTCATTTTGGTGATATCACCACGTGTATAGCTGGTTAGTAAACGGAACTGGTTGTTTGCTTCTAATATACTTCCTGTGTCGGCATCCACGAGTGCAATGGCCTCTCTGGAAAATTCAAACAAATACCTATACTTTTCTTCGGAATATTGTAAATCTACGGCAGATCTATCTAATTTGATCTCTAAAATAGAAATTAAATTTTCGAGTTCAGTGATCTCTTCTCTTTGGAGCTCTAACTTTGCATTAAATGAGTCTAACATTGAGTTCACGAGAACCTTCACTCTGTTGTCTAATTGTAATGTTTCATCGGAGTTGAGTCTTGAATTATAATTGCCCTGAAGGATATCTAATACTACGGAATTCACGTCAACGATGAGATGTCTCACTGCATTGAGTTTTCTGTAGTTGATTTGAGAGGGTGCGTGGAGTTTCGTTTCGGTTGGTTCTTGGAAACTACTAAGTTTACGCACATCAAAGACTTTTTTGGGTTCCAGTGCTGATAGGATTTCATCAAAATCAAAAGCAGTTTTTACGGCTTCGGGTTGGATGACCCTACGTATCAGTCGGAAATACACATCTTTTAGTAGAGGATAAAGAGTGGTCGCATCTCCCTTGTAAGAGAAAATTCCTTTTTGAATGAGAGGATGTGCATTCAAAAGATTTTTTGTCTCCCCTACTCGGAGGTGCGGATAAAAATGAGAGAGTTGTAAATCTTCCCAAAGATTTCCATTGCTTAGTTGGTTTGTGTTTTGTAATAAATCAATGGCTTTTCTGACAGCAAGAAGAACTCCAGAGATTTCCCTCCCTGTTTTTAATACAGCATCTCCACTAAACGCAAGTAAGGTGGATGGGAAAAAAGATTTGGTTTCTAATATTGGTAGATCTAGTGTATTTGCGAAATCTTGAAAGTTCCTGAGAAAAGGGCTAGAAAATGGATCGGATACAAGCCCAAGACAAGATGGCTTTAGAAATTCTTTTTCTTCTAAAAATCCTGGTGTGTCAATGTAACGAACTTTGACTGGATTTTGGGGGGCATACTCTTCTAAGAATTTTTCTGCATAGAGTCTTTCTACGGAGTATTGGTGCGGAACGGGCAGGATGTAGGCTTTGTTTCTTGTGAGATCTTCTGGTTTGAATTGGAACCGGGAATAAAAGGAAAGCGGTGAGTGGTAGAGATAAATCCCTTTGTAAATACGTTTTAGCTTTGATTTTTTTAAGAAACTATCTTGTAGGTAGGCAATGGTAGGGACTTCCCCCGCTTCTACTCGACCAGCGTCTAGTAATGGCATAATTGCCTTATGATGAGTATTGACGTGAAGTGTTACCTTCACACCAAATTCTTCAAAGTATCCTTTTTTATAGGCGACTACAACCGGTAAAGAACTAAGGCGACTTGTTATACAAATCTGGATCACATGGCAACAATTCCAAAAATAGGAATCGTTGCCAAATCATTCTAGTTGGATTTGCCGCTATGCAGAAAAAATCTCTTGGAGGAATTCCGTTGTTCTTTTGGTATATTCCGAAACTTCTTTTTCATTCATAACCTTTGCCGAGAGTAAGGAAAGGTCGTAAATGATCCTTGCCAATTTTTTTCCTTTTTCTGGATTTACACCTTCGAACGCTTGTAAGGCGGATTTTACAAGTGGCGACTTCGAGTTTACCATAAGTGTATGTGATTTCAGAATGTTTTTCATGTCCTCTCGATTTAGCATTGAGTTCATTTCTGACATTCGTCTCATAAACTCCGGCAAAAGGATGACACCCGGCACATCTAAAGATTTTAAGGCTTCCACTTTGATTTCTACACCTTCAGAAGGCAAAGAAGTTTGAAACAATGATTGAATTCTGTCGGATTCTGTTTTGTTTTCTTCATTTACCAAATCTTTTGGAGCCTCTTTGTCGACGATCTGGTCTGCAATTTCTGAATCCACTCTCTGAAATTTCCAATCTGGATTTTTCATCTCTAAGTGTTGAATGAGATGGGAATCGATTTTGGAATCAACGAGGAGTGCTTCGAGTCCTTGTGACTTCAAGAGCTCCATATAAACAGAACCCATTTCTGTTTCATTTGCGTAGAAGATTTTGTTTTGGTTCTTTTCTTTGTTTTTTTCCCAATATTCGGAAGTGGTAGAGTATCCCCCTTCTGAATTTTTGAAGATCAGGTGATCTTTCATTGCTTCGTAGAACTTTTCGTCTGTGAGAACACCGTATTTTACAAACAGTGATATATCGTTCCAATTTTCTTCATATTTAGTTCTATTCTTTTTGAAATCTTCAATGAGGCGATCTGCTACCTTTTTAATGATATGGTTAGAGATTTTTTTCACTAACGGGTCGTTTTGTAAATAAGACCTAGAAACATTCAAAGGAAGGTCTGGGATGTCGATGGTTCCTTTAAGAATGGTAAGAAATTGGGGGATGAGCTCACTTGCATTGTCGCTGACAAAGACATGATTACAAAATAGTTTGATCCCGTTTTTGGAAGCTTCTAATTCATGCGTGAGCTTGGGGAAATACAGAATCCCTTGTAAACGAAATGGATAATCTACATTCAAATGAATATGAAAAAGCGACTCACCAGAAAATGGGAACAAATAGGAATAAAAATCTTTATAGTCCTCTTGAGAAACCTTTGCCGGTTCTTCGGACCATAATGGCTTTTCGCGGTTTACTTTTTCATCTTGTACATAAATCCCGACAGGTAAAAAATCGCAGTACTTTTTGATTAACTCTTTTAATTTCCATTTATCTAGGTATTCGCCGGACTCACTGTCCAGGTATAAAGAGATTTTAGTTCCTCTGGTTTCTTTTTCTATCTGTGAGATAGTAAAGTCAGTTCCCGATTCACTTGACCACAAAACGGCCGTTTGGCCTTTTTTGTAAGATTTAGTCTCTATTGTAACTTTTTTGGAAACCATAAAAGATGAATAAAAGCCGAGTCCAAAATGGCCTATGATTTCAGCTTTATTTTCTGCATTTTGGTATTGTTTTGCGAAGTCTGTTGCACCAGAGAAAGCAATTTGGTTGATGTATTTTTTTACTTCTTCTGTGGTCATACCCACACCATTATCTTCGATGGAGAGGATCCTTTTCTCTACATCAAAGTTTAGGTCGATTTTGTATTCGTTTCCACCTTCAAATTCTTCCGATAAGGAAATCTTCTTTAATTTTGTGATGGCATCACTTGCATTGGATACTAATTCCCTTAAGAAAATATCTTTTTCTGAATACAGCCATTTTTTAATGATGGGAAAGATATTTTCCGTTTCTACACTGATTTTTCCTGTTTCTTCAGCTGACATATGTTACTCCTTGATTTTTAGTTGTTTTTTTATTAATATGACTTTGGTTCTTTCCGGTTTGGATAGATTATGAAACGTTTTTTCTATGGTTTGAATGTCAAAATTTCCTAGAAGGTTTACAAGAAGTTCGGAGTCTTGTTTTGAGATTCCATTTTTTTCTAAATAGTCTGCGAGGAATACATTTCTTTTTTTTCCAAAGCTCTGAACCATTTCGAGAAATTCCTGGGATTGTTTGGTAAACGTATAGCGTTTATATCCTAAATAGGAAAAAACACCTAAAACGGCAAGAAAAACTAGAAGGAAAATGGAAGGTGGATTTGGGAGGTTCGATTTTTTTGGAAGGACCTGCAGGTCTTTTTTCTTCTCTGGAAGAATGGAAATCTCCGGAAATTGAATCGATAGTGTTTTGTATCGATTTTCTTTTAAAGAGAAAAAGCTAAACTGGTAAGGTGAGAGTTGAAGATTTTCTTTTGATTGGATTTGATAACCGTAAAGAAATTTGACTACAGAATAAAACCCATAATCTTCGGAATCTAATTTGCGAAAGGTTTTGTTTCTCGTTTGTGAAATGAGTTGTACCTTCGGGTTGGACTGGAGAAACGGGCGGATACCTTC
It encodes the following:
- a CDS encoding ParA family protein — protein: MITIAVANQKGGEGKTTTSLNLAMGLARRNLKTLLIDMDPQANSTGIFLNPETVEKDLAHLFQNSANLKEIITPAYNEYLWVAPSSMRLAEMETVSVNSVEAPYILRDSLATIKEFDFVIIDCPPSLSIFTVNSLVAANFVLIPLQAEKFSMDGIMGLQQTISSIKKRINPELEILGALITQLKPQTLLTKTILPVLTKYFRIFEHTISDGVAIGESHLAKKSVFDYNRTSRQSQEYEGFIEEVLNELKK
- a CDS encoding ParB/RepB/Spo0J family partition protein; the protein is MSLKSKRLGTLADIYQAENLDGTIRTIRMDRILPSEHQPRQERKKGIEELAQTLKVDGLLQPIIVSKGEREGHYKIIAGERRYHAAKSLGWAEIECKILNRPDKEIYKLAVIENLQRENLSPYEEVDALLFLKNSHNYTDQELGDLFGKSRSYMTEVLSITSMSKEDLDKCKKNEIYNKNLLVQAAQAAKKGNLDDFLTLFHKGALKTVRDAKDFNKQVKSGETGSAKNSLFSGYKIRRTGTGIQILSDDEILLGDMYKFIRKELVKKYGDSA
- a CDS encoding helix-turn-helix domain-containing protein; translated protein: MTDIIDSGVWAGLSHAAKTLYPVLLKFSDYNFKPVWPNTETLMRLTGFKTKKSIVSAKKELTRAGLLFQVPGNGRTSTRYHFSFHYEGSRITPLGDTNITLRDSEMGTSGGSKLTDKGGADGTPNHINITISNTNNLPAVPTAGELGKEKEEKKAFETLVELFGPEIALEAYKKAVSLHMESNASYVQSLCRELISIQRQEVIKTEQKVSAEESLSHPASWVGFLSWASKELTQSSWNQLEKVPVETDGNVIVVTSPLQGHLRQIVNMYFTERVKPAVLVVFSEKEEGSRLSEIR
- a CDS encoding discoidin domain-containing protein — its product is MKDHLIRTSHPYSLPIKSVSTSGTFEVKNEEFLSFFEEKEQSSLSSIIFQFDDVVYFNGIELLPGKDGLDFFPDSFRFELSHDGKYWEPILQESSFRKSFKTSAKWLFSLTSARYVKFVSKISRKASNGKNRISFGQLKILITGIQSIQTSSELDRLYVKENLFDTRPDYGWSSKKKEEPEEEYLILDMGSVNRIEEMRMLTKNDPITNFPERFVTYYSEDDITWHQLHEENFFLSEPGTWYKWRFSAVNLRYLKLVFFQEKQPNKKDYVTEVIELELYSSPDKKDYGGPTREPLPYASVLRSGIIRLAVDGEVKEGVVVQANDRRLRDATTEYRGIVELASDGEEKPGVAVQGNDKRLKIATELTHGLVRLSRSGEARPGLVVQSDDERLRSASTDHPGIVELALDGETRPGVAVQGNDSRLRIATKKAIGLVQLADAGEVAVDKVVTGDDPRLRDATNTAKGIVQLAPNGGEEPNTVVQGNDKRLKHASTELHGIVQLAHSGETKPGAVVQGNDKRLAKAGFQDAGIVLLANHGEAVPGKVVLSDDPRLSDKRDPKPHTHPYAEKEHDFNSHTGLLKITGEAEASSKGFVPPQANDAVIYGKNTKVGTGVVGVSSGTGVTGFGDSVGVYGISKGKSSKQSAGILGAGTTAPGGRFLSQSDFALVVDGKGIPEMELSGSGKAIYANGESLFEGNLRITKEGGEECIARYFRLDGKDVVTAGDLLVATEEPGVLGRSKHPYSTNVIGVCVTNAHVVFGKQEKAVEYVLVALLGITKMHVDASQVPIYPGDLLVSGLSSGHAVKADPTKLKPGMLVAKAIEACKRDKGNILCLLTFS
- a CDS encoding 1,4-dihydroxy-6-naphthoate synthase, whose product is MISLAYSPCPNDTFLFYHLIRNASYPVKEELYDVENLNEFAFQGKFPVTKLSFAAYFQIIDKYILLETGSALGRGCGPLLVRKKNSKTDLTNYKKLYIPGMLTTANLLLSLYTNGKHNPHPLRYDEIIPKVMSEEDSLGVIIHEERFTYEGRGMEKVVDLGEWWEESTGYPIPLGTIAIRRDIPKDEALQFQTNLRQSLSAAYAEPKEMMDYIRVNSQNKEDAVIKSHINLYVNEFTKNLGEEGHGAVEYLLKRAIEAGFIKKPTPLPLFLGES
- a CDS encoding AZOBR_p60025 family cell surface glycopolymer formation protein; translated protein: MQNGSVKRHQLWFLLVFFLLGVGGLIYYKIAPYEHSLSALIGIWEGFYEINPNLVDSNFVIYKSGGYDGQFFYFLAKDLFVGGDWDLIVDSYHFRFHRMGLSLFVGAVSMVVGFSHYPLVTLLFLFLVFSVSVFCLYSLLPETKKWFVVFYLLSPFSLNANFLLVADSLFVSFGIIAFYFFKNKKDLLSVFFFLLMVITRELGVLFLVPIVFMALMEKNWGKMVLYSLPGIAFLCLVGYGWIHPPNHLGTNPLGFRDMTDLPLFGFFKSFQEGGSFQFKPKELPKILFFISLISLSVVSIQSLKESFSQNINLLFPIFGSLFVILIAEEGYWRSFDNLSRMFTLILPFSLLLEGALKRPFLRLFLGISITLFVFLIIRILWITPTKEFFLNL